One Leifsonia shinshuensis DNA window includes the following coding sequences:
- a CDS encoding ABC transporter ATP-binding protein: protein MTAQHPAAQHPAGANPATPHPDAAIRCADLVRIFTADGVEVQALQGLTLSVDSGELVAIVGASGSGKSTLLGILSGLDKPTAGQVSVAGRDLLALSSRERVDYRRRTVGFVWQQTSRNLLGYLTARENLALAMSLAKTPDRERRSADLLDLLEVAHCADRRPSELSGGEQQRVAIAVSLANEPRVLLADEPTGELDEATSAEVLEAMRGVNRELGVTTLIVTHDPTVSEHVARTVQIRDGRTSTEVLRRTGVTAEGDEHTVAEEYAVLDRVGRLQLPQEYLTTLGMRERVRLALEADHVGVWPHVAANSPSDHPEAERGPEAHESQEAAS from the coding sequence ATGACCGCTCAGCACCCCGCAGCTCAGCACCCCGCCGGGGCGAACCCCGCTACTCCGCACCCCGACGCGGCGATCCGCTGCGCCGACCTCGTGCGCATCTTCACCGCCGACGGCGTGGAGGTCCAGGCGCTGCAGGGCCTCACCCTCAGCGTCGACAGCGGCGAGCTGGTGGCGATCGTCGGTGCGTCCGGCTCCGGCAAGTCGACGCTGCTCGGCATCCTCTCCGGCCTGGACAAGCCGACCGCCGGCCAGGTCTCCGTCGCCGGCCGCGACCTCCTCGCGCTGTCGTCGCGGGAGCGGGTGGACTACCGCCGCCGCACCGTCGGCTTCGTCTGGCAGCAGACCTCCCGCAACCTCCTGGGCTACCTCACCGCCCGCGAGAACCTGGCCCTCGCGATGTCGCTGGCGAAGACCCCCGACCGCGAGCGCCGCTCGGCCGACCTCCTGGACCTGCTGGAGGTCGCCCACTGCGCCGACCGCCGGCCGTCCGAGCTGTCCGGCGGCGAGCAGCAGCGCGTCGCCATCGCCGTGAGCCTCGCGAACGAGCCGCGCGTCCTCCTCGCCGACGAGCCCACGGGTGAACTCGATGAGGCCACGAGCGCGGAGGTGCTGGAGGCCATGCGCGGCGTCAACCGCGAGCTCGGCGTCACCACCCTGATCGTCACCCACGACCCGACGGTGTCCGAGCACGTCGCGCGCACGGTCCAGATCCGCGACGGCCGCACCTCCACCGAGGTCCTGCGCCGCACCGGCGTCACCGCGGAGGGCGACGAGCACACGGTCGCGGAGGAGTACGCCGTCCTCGACCGCGTCGGCCGCCTCCAGCTTCCGCAGGAGTACCTGACGACGCTCGGGATGCGCGAGCGCGTACGCCTGGCGCTGGAGGCGGACCACGTGGGGGTGTGGCCGCACGTGGCGGCGAACTCACCCTCGGATCACCCGGAAGCGGAACGGGGCCCAGAAGCACACGAGAGTCAGGAGGCCGCCTCATGA
- a CDS encoding FtsX-like permease family protein, translating to MARARTSHLSDAGLALRALRAFRGGLLLLAIVTVVAATALSAWPRVSSGLLTAELQHELGQAGAGGRDVTTSIPTGSFAPGPVLDASAVWRDLPAIADTVRQGMKPPLRAVVGHGDSSARSFDVPIIPPAGAASNSRYAVGVEAYRGLRGEARLVSGAWPSPVAATVAGAAPGAGGMPGAGGTPGAGGGAGASGTPAAAPPTVEVVLAPEAAKLLGWTVGTTREIASNPGLTLKLTGLVEPTHAADDFWNLDAVRAHGHFVDKGDAGKEFGAVAWLDADSWPKVTPAFDGTVASLWYPVAPGGFRAEDLPAVRGALGSFLALPPTVRVGEVPAPLTFGTSLLTPLDAFQSRAQPANTLFAILAAGPLVVALTVLALGARLVVSRRREALALMAARGASPWRLRGSLALDGALASIPAAALGLGIALLLTPGAVPVLLPVGLAAVCALAPPLALVLAAGSLVPSPVAPPARSRWAWVAEVIVLGLAALSVVLLARRGLSSPGSGLEVDPLAALTPVLVALAACVVVLRVTAVPLAWLTGALRRGRGAVAFLGAAGSLGASGRRGRGALLWPVFALIAGASIALFSVSVLATARDGLDQGARARVGSDLSLTAASTLDAGRLAAVKRVPGVAATATVDWAGGVTISAAGTSQVVSGYLVDPKQLEAVQRDLPASARLSTLLTGGLPGRTGAVLGGWESRIPVTSALIVGQGSNVHLAVTELDFAPGVYIHDSRWAIIDRTTLPHSSDLSGTPQTVLVALAPGADAAAVHTALARIGGAGAVVGDAVAERAALHGSPLVAGTEAVALLSIALTVLLCVAALLLTLVMNTAARIRLVATLRTVGFSARQTAGVLAWELGPVLVVGLIAGTVVGLVLPAVVLGPLDLRGFTGSPVQPAIVRDPWLTAAALAGFLAVAALATLVALAGARRSSPAAVLRAAGDLPTTGGQ from the coding sequence ATGGCCCGCGCGCGCACCTCCCACCTCTCCGACGCCGGGCTCGCCCTGCGTGCGCTGCGCGCCTTCCGCGGCGGCCTCCTGCTCCTCGCGATCGTCACCGTCGTCGCCGCGACGGCCCTCTCCGCGTGGCCCCGCGTGTCCAGCGGGCTCCTGACCGCCGAGCTCCAGCACGAGCTCGGCCAGGCGGGCGCGGGCGGCCGGGACGTGACGACCTCCATCCCGACCGGGTCGTTCGCCCCGGGTCCCGTCCTGGACGCGTCCGCGGTGTGGCGCGACCTCCCGGCGATCGCGGACACGGTTCGGCAGGGGATGAAGCCGCCGCTGCGCGCGGTGGTGGGCCACGGCGACAGTTCGGCGCGCAGCTTCGACGTCCCGATCATCCCGCCCGCCGGGGCCGCGAGCAACAGCCGTTATGCGGTGGGCGTGGAGGCCTATCGCGGCCTCCGCGGCGAGGCGCGGCTGGTGAGCGGGGCGTGGCCGAGCCCGGTCGCGGCGACGGTCGCGGGCGCGGCGCCGGGCGCCGGCGGGATGCCGGGCGCCGGCGGGACGCCGGGCGCCGGAGGTGGGGCGGGCGCGAGCGGCACCCCGGCCGCCGCCCCTCCGACCGTGGAGGTCGTCCTCGCTCCCGAGGCGGCGAAGCTCCTCGGCTGGACGGTCGGCACCACCCGCGAGATCGCCTCGAACCCCGGGCTGACGCTGAAGCTCACCGGGCTGGTCGAGCCGACGCACGCCGCCGACGACTTCTGGAACCTCGACGCCGTTCGCGCGCACGGCCACTTCGTGGACAAGGGCGACGCGGGCAAGGAGTTCGGCGCCGTCGCCTGGCTGGACGCGGACTCCTGGCCGAAGGTCACCCCCGCCTTCGACGGCACGGTCGCCTCCCTCTGGTACCCGGTCGCGCCCGGTGGCTTCCGGGCGGAGGACCTCCCCGCCGTCCGCGGCGCGCTCGGCAGCTTCCTGGCGCTCCCTCCCACGGTGCGGGTGGGCGAGGTGCCGGCGCCGCTGACCTTCGGGACCAGCCTCCTGACGCCGTTGGACGCCTTCCAGTCCCGCGCGCAGCCCGCGAACACGCTGTTCGCCATCCTCGCCGCCGGCCCGCTCGTGGTCGCTCTGACCGTCCTGGCGCTCGGCGCCCGCCTCGTCGTGTCCCGGCGCAGGGAGGCGCTCGCCCTGATGGCGGCGCGCGGCGCGTCCCCGTGGCGGCTGCGCGGGAGCCTCGCTCTCGACGGTGCGCTCGCGTCCATCCCGGCTGCGGCCCTCGGACTCGGGATCGCGCTCCTGCTGACCCCGGGCGCCGTGCCCGTCCTGCTGCCCGTTGGTCTGGCAGCGGTGTGCGCGCTCGCGCCGCCTCTCGCGCTCGTGCTCGCGGCGGGCTCCCTCGTCCCGAGTCCGGTCGCGCCGCCCGCGCGGTCGCGCTGGGCGTGGGTGGCGGAGGTGATCGTACTGGGCCTGGCCGCGCTCAGCGTCGTGCTGCTCGCGCGCCGCGGCCTGTCCTCGCCCGGCAGCGGTCTGGAGGTCGACCCGCTCGCCGCGCTCACCCCCGTTCTCGTCGCGCTCGCCGCGTGCGTCGTCGTCCTGCGGGTGACGGCCGTGCCGCTCGCCTGGTTGACCGGGGCGCTGCGGCGCGGACGGGGAGCCGTCGCGTTCCTGGGCGCCGCCGGCTCGCTCGGCGCGTCCGGACGGCGCGGACGCGGCGCCCTGCTCTGGCCGGTCTTCGCTCTCATCGCCGGCGCGAGCATCGCCCTGTTCTCGGTGAGCGTCCTGGCGACGGCGCGCGACGGCCTCGACCAGGGCGCGCGAGCCCGGGTCGGCTCCGACCTGTCGCTGACCGCGGCCTCCACGCTCGACGCCGGCCGGCTCGCCGCGGTGAAGCGCGTCCCCGGTGTCGCCGCCACCGCGACCGTCGACTGGGCGGGAGGCGTCACGATCAGCGCAGCAGGGACCTCGCAGGTCGTCTCCGGCTACCTCGTCGACCCGAAGCAGCTGGAGGCCGTCCAGCGCGACCTCCCCGCCTCCGCGCGGCTGTCGACGCTGCTCACCGGCGGCCTGCCCGGCCGGACCGGGGCGGTCCTCGGCGGCTGGGAGAGCCGCATCCCGGTCACCAGCGCACTGATCGTCGGGCAGGGCAGCAATGTGCACCTGGCCGTGACCGAGCTGGACTTCGCGCCGGGCGTCTACATCCACGACTCCCGCTGGGCGATCATCGACCGCACGACGCTGCCGCACTCCAGCGACCTCAGCGGCACGCCGCAGACCGTGCTGGTCGCCCTCGCGCCCGGCGCGGACGCGGCGGCCGTCCACACCGCGCTCGCCCGGATCGGCGGCGCGGGGGCCGTCGTCGGGGACGCCGTGGCCGAGCGCGCGGCCCTGCACGGGTCTCCGCTCGTCGCGGGCACGGAGGCGGTCGCGCTCCTCTCGATCGCGCTCACCGTCCTGCTGTGCGTCGCCGCACTGCTGCTGACCCTGGTGATGAACACCGCCGCCCGCATCCGCTTGGTCGCCACGCTGCGGACCGTCGGCTTCAGCGCCCGCCAGACCGCCGGCGTGCTGGCCTGGGAGCTCGGCCCGGTCCTGGTGGTCGGCCTGATCGCCGGAACCGTGGTCGGCCTCGTGCTGCCCGCCGTGGTCCTCGGCCCCCTCGACCTGCGCGGCTTCACCGGAAGCCCCGTGCAACCTGCGATCGTGCGGGACCCGTGGCTCACTGCCGCCGCACTGGCCGGATTCCTGGCCGTGGCAGCGCTCGCCACGCTCGTGGCTCTGGCAGGAGCGCGCCGGTCGTCGCCGGCGGCCGTGCTGCGCGCCGCGGGCGACCTGCCCACGACAGGAGGACAATGA